The Clarias gariepinus isolate MV-2021 ecotype Netherlands chromosome 7, CGAR_prim_01v2, whole genome shotgun sequence genome includes a window with the following:
- the si:dkey-246g23.4 gene encoding LOW QUALITY PROTEIN: monocarboxylate transporter 13 (The sequence of the model RefSeq protein was modified relative to this genomic sequence to represent the inferred CDS: inserted 5 bases in 3 codons; deleted 1 base in 1 codon; substituted 11 bases at 11 genomic stop codons), translated as MVCGEEAVGHVYPPDGGXGXFIVLLYLHFLCFRLSFGVIKPFGVFFMEXHFAVTAAGSSWIPSIFVATVAPVGSVFSACVGHRVTVMLGGLLSSVSMVAGAYSQNLFQLYITVGFVTDAMYALTWTPTVTMLGCYFEKQRPVSIALAGTGEXFLFTPFFQFLVDNYSWWGAMLVLGAVQLHXCVCGTQLRPLTVHLXXAPNRLKLQSLSQIHHEPQEASDXNADSXTSAVHQKPXRERFHTMXTTXALGFFAPALFLVSYTLTQGITKYQTSVILSIFSSSCPDWPGXFGXVVKLRLVEIIHKLTVIMIIFCIIWLFCLLAITFTQLALFRAPYGLVFGTTMTVHITVLKAECR; from the exons ATGG TCTGTGGTGAGGAGGCAGTTGGTCACGTATATCCTCCTGATGGTGGATAAGGCTGATTCATAGTGCTACTCTATCTGCATTTCTTGTGTTTTAGGCTGTCATTTGGTGTGATCAAGCCCTTTGGGGTGTTTTTCATGG AACACTTTGCAGTTACAGCAGCAGGCAGCTCATGGATTCCATCCATCTTTGTAGCAACTGTAG CTCCAGTTGGCTCTGTGTTCAGTGCATGTGTTGGCCACAGAGTTACGGTGATGCTGGGAGGACTGCTGAGCAGTGTGAGCATGGTGGCTGGAGCATACAGTCAAAATCTGTTCCAGCTTTACATCACTGTGGG CTTTGTGACTGATGCGATGTATGCTCTGACCTGGACCCCCACTGTCACCATGCTCGGCTGCTATTTTGAGAAGCAAAGGCCTGTCTCCATCGCACTGGCCGGCACAGGTGA TTTTCTCTTCACACCTTTCTTCCAATTCCTGGTAGACAATTATTCCTGGTGGGGTGCCATGCTAGTGTTAGGAGCTGTGCAGTTGCA CTGCGTGTGTGGTACACAGCTGAGGCCACTCACTGTTCATCTCTGATGAGCTCCAAACAGACTCAAGCTACAGTCACTCTCCCAAATCCACCATGAACCACAGGAGGCTTCTGATTAGAACGCAGATTCTTGAACATCAGCAGTACACCAGAAGCCCTAAAGAGAAAGATTCCATACTATGTGAACTACATAAGCGCTTGGCTTCTTTGCTCCTGCTCTCTTCCTAGTGTCTTACACCCTTACTCAGGGTATAACGAAGTACCAGACTTCTGTTATTTTGTCCATTTTCAGCAGCTCCTGCCCTGATTGGCCAGGTTAGTTTGGCTGAGTGGTAAAACTGAGGTTGGTGGAAATTATTCATAAGCTCACagtaattatgatt attttctgtatcATCTGGCTTTTCTGTCTGTTAGCCATTACATTTACTCAGCTGGCATTGTTCCGTGCTCCATATGGCCTGGTGTTTGGAACCACCATGACTGTTCATATCACTGTGCTGAAAGCAGAGTGCAGGTGA